TATTTAAAATGGAAGCAAAATTCATCAGCAACGTAGATCCTGATGATGCAGCAGCCGTTTTAAATTCTATCGATGTTGCACATTCTATCTTTGTACTTGTTTCCAAATCCGGTACAACATTAGAGACATTGACAAACGAATCTTTCGTAAAAGATGCATTAAAGAACGCAGGTTTGGATGCATCCAAACATATGATTGCAGTTACAAGTGAGACATCTCCACTTGCAAAGAGCGATGACTACTTAGCAGCATTCTTCATGGATGATTACATCGGAGGACGTTTCTCCTCTACATCCGCAGTTGGTGGTGCTGTATTATCTTTGGCATTCGGTCCGGAAGTGTTTGCACAGTTCTTAGAGGGTGCAGCAGCAGAGGACAAACTTGCGATGAACAAAGACATCACAAAGAACCCGGAAATGTTGGACGCTTTAATCGGTGTTTACGAACGTAACGTTTTAGGATATCCAAGTACAGCAGTACTTCCATATTCTCAGGCATTAAATCGTTTCCCGGCACATCTTCAGCAGTTAGATATGGAATCCAATGGTAAATCTGTAAACCGTTTCGGTGAGCCAGTGAACTACCCGACAGGTCCGGTTATCTTCGGTGAGCCAGGAACAAACGGACAGCATTCTTTCTATCAGCTGCTTCACCAGGGAACTGACATTGTACCGCTTCAGTTCGTTGGATTTAAGAACAGCCAGATGAACACAGATGTTGTGATTCAGGGAAGCACAAGCCAGCAGAAACTCTGCGCAAACGTTGCAGCCCAGATTGTAGCATTTGCTTGTGGTAAAGCAGATGACAACCGCAACAAGAACTTCGAAGGCGGACGTCCATCCAGCATCATCATCGGTGAAGAAGTAAATCCTAAGACACTGGGTGCATTGTTGGCTCACTTTGAGAACAAGATTATGTTTCAGGGATTCTTATGGAATGTCAACAGCTTTGACCAGGAAGGCGTACAGCTTGGTAAAGTCCTTGCAAAACGCGTTCTTGCACATGAGACAGACGGAGCATTGAAAGTATTTAGCGATTTATTA
This genomic window from Roseburia sp. 831b contains:
- a CDS encoding glucose-6-phosphate isomerase encodes the protein MTNWKNLDTLASFDALSKVARVNLVEAMTGDNGADRVKKYSVPMAEGLVYNYAAKQVDDNVLAALSKLAEEAQLTEKFEALYNGEVVNTGENRLVLHHMTRGQLGNAVEADGVDKRSFYVEQQNRIADFANKVHAGEITNAAGEKFTTVVQIGIGGSDLGPRAMYLALENWAKKNNLFKMEAKFISNVDPDDAAAVLNSIDVAHSIFVLVSKSGTTLETLTNESFVKDALKNAGLDASKHMIAVTSETSPLAKSDDYLAAFFMDDYIGGRFSSTSAVGGAVLSLAFGPEVFAQFLEGAAAEDKLAMNKDITKNPEMLDALIGVYERNVLGYPSTAVLPYSQALNRFPAHLQQLDMESNGKSVNRFGEPVNYPTGPVIFGEPGTNGQHSFYQLLHQGTDIVPLQFVGFKNSQMNTDVVIQGSTSQQKLCANVAAQIVAFACGKADDNRNKNFEGGRPSSIIIGEEVNPKTLGALLAHFENKIMFQGFLWNVNSFDQEGVQLGKVLAKRVLAHETDGALKVFSDLLNI